TTGCCGACGACGGCACCGATCCGCCATCCCGCCATGTTGAACATCTTCGACAAGGAGATGAACTCGACGCCCACGTCCTTGGCGCCTTCCGTGGCCAGGAACGAGGTCGGCACCTGTCCGTCGAAGCCCAGGGCCCCGTAGGCGAAGTCGGACGCGACGATCACGTCGTGCTCGGCCGCGAAGCGGACCGTGTCCTCGTAGAACTCCGGCGGCGCCGTCACCGAGGTGGGGTTGTTGGGGTAGTTGAGGAACATCAGCTTGGCCCGCTCGCACGTCGCCGCGTCGAGCGCGGTGTAGTCGGGCAGGAAGCCGTTCTCCCTGAGGAGCGGGAGGGGGTGCATATGGGCCCGCGCGAGGACCACGCCCGCCCAGTAGTCGGGGAAGGCGGGGTCGGGCATCAGGCACACGTCGCCCGGGTTGAGGAAGCACTGGCTGATCTCCACCAGTCCGGCCTTCGCGCCGAACAGGATCGCGACCTCGGTCTCCGGGTCCAGCCGGACCTGGTGGTTCGCCTCGTACCACTGGGCGATGGCGGCCTTGAGTTCGAGCAGTCCGGAGAAGGACGGATACCGGTGGGTGCCGGGATCGAGCACCTCGCGGCGCAGGGCCTCGACGATGTGCGGTGGGGTGGGGAGGTCGGGGTTGCCCTGGCAGAGGTTGACGACGTCCTCACCCGCCGCCACGAGCTGGTCGATCCTGCCCACGGTCGTCGCGAAGGAACTCCGGGGCAGGTCGAGGAGCCGTCGCGCGAACTCAGTCTTCATGTGCCGCGACCCTCGCCTCGTGTGTGGTGTCCTGGTTCCTGCCCGCGGTGCCGTCACCGTCCGGGGATCCCTCGTGGCGCCGCCGGTACACCCATCCGCTCAGTCCGAACGCGATGAGCGTGATCCCGGCGCAGACCCAGCCCACGGCCGAGAACCCGTACGCCGTGAACAGGGGGCCGAGCAGGGCCGCCCCGAGGGCCACGCCGAGGTTCGTCGCGAGACTGTAGAGGGCCAGGATGGCGCCGCGGTGCTGGGGCGAGCACTCGCTCAGCAGGGTGCTGAGCAGCGTGACCACCAGACTCTGCATCGCGCCCCACAGGAAGAGGCAGACGACGAGCAGGGCCGTCCACCGGGTGACGAGCGGGATGGCCACGAGCGCGGGGACCAGCCCCGCGAGAAGGGCGACCAGCACCTTCTCCTTGCCCAGTTCGTCGGCCCACCTGCCGGTGAGGAAGCTGGTCGCGAACCCGAGCCCGTAGAGCAGGATCATGAGGCCGGTCATGGAGCTGCCCGAACCGAACCGGTACTGCAGGGCACTGCCGAGGAACGTGTACATCCCGTAGAAGGCGAACATGTTCAGGAAGGTCGCCAGCACGTACACGGACACCCGCGGCCCGCGGAAGGCCTGGGCGGTCGAGCGCACCCAGCCGCCCCGCGACGGCGCCGCGGAGCCGTCCGCGGTGGCCGGGCCGCCCTGGTCTGCGGCGGGCTTGCGGCCACCGACCAGGAGCAGGACGAAGACGACGAGGGCGCCGAGGATCGCGAGCAGTCCGAAGGTCCAGCGCCAGCCCGCCCATTCCCCGACGAAGGACCCCAGGGGGACGCCGAGGACCAGGGAGAGCGACCAGCTCGACACGAGGATGCCCATGGCCCTGGCGCGGTGCCGGTACGGGATCTGGTCACCCACGAAGGCATAGGCCGTGGGGACGAAGGCACCCGTCGCCAGTCCGGCCAGCACCCTGCCCGTGAAGAACGTCCCCGGCCCCGTGGCGGACGCGCACAGAATCGTGCCCAGGACGAACATCACCATGCCGACCACGAGGCTGAGCCGGCGCGACACCCTGTCCCCGAGCGGGGCGAAGAGCAGCGCGCCGACGGCCGTACCGATGCCGTAGACGCTGACCGACAGCGCCATCAGGGCCACCGTTGCGCCGAAGGACTCGGCCATGTTCACAAGCAGCGGTGAGACCACCAGCTCCTCGGAGCCGACGGCGAAGATTCCCGCCATCAGCGCGAGGACGGTCAGGACGGGAAACCCACCTGGGTGTTCCGCGTCGGTCGATCGGTCCGACACTCCAGCCAACCTTTCTTTCGTGCATGGGGAAGGAGACGGCTAGATGGCCGTGTAACCGCCGTCTACGGTGAGCGCGCTGCCCGTGATGAAGGACGACTTCTCCGACGCGAGGAAAAGGATCGCGTTGGCGACGTCCTCCGGTGTGCCGAGGCGCCCGATCGGGTTCAACTTCGCCTTCTCAGCCTTGATATCGGAATCGTGCCCGTTGGACACGTCCGTCATAGGAGTGTCGATGATGCTGGGACAGACACAGTTCGCCCTGATGTTGTACTTCGCGTAGTCGACCGCGAGCGACTTCGTCAGCATCATCACCCCTCCCTTGGTCGAGTTGTAGGCGGCGATTCCGGGCCACGCCACGAGACCGCTCACGGAGCAGACGTTGACGATGGCTCCGCTCGTCGCCGTGATCATTTCGCGGAGCGCGTGCTTGGAGCACAGGAACATGCTCTTCAGATTGGTGTCGACCAGCCTGTCCCACTCGTTCTCCGACATCTCGTGGAACGGGGTGGTTATCTCGATCCCGGCGTTGTTCACCAGGACGTCGAGCTGTCCGTAACCGTCGACGGCAGCGGCTATGAGGTTCCTGCAGTCCGCCTCGACGGTCAGGTCCGTCGTCACGAAGACGGCGTCGTGGCCGTCGTTCCTGAGGGTGGCGACGACCTCGTTCCCGCCCTTCTCGTCGATGTCCGCGACGACGACCTTCGCGCCCTGCCGGGCGAATTCGATCGCGGTCTGCCGGCCGATCCCCGACGCGGCACCGGTGACGATGACCACCTTGTTCTCGAACATGAGCGGGACTCCTTTCACACGCATGTCATATGGCCGCCGTCGACCGAGATCTGCTGACCGGTGACATAGGACGATTCCTCGGACGCGAGGAAGCCGATGAGGGCGGCGACCTCGTCGGCCTCGCCCGGCCTGCCCATCGGGATCGCCCGTCGCAGGCGCTCCTCCGCTTCCTGTCGCGTGATGGCGCCGGTCCGGGACATATGGGCGACGGCGTTGTCGTAGCGCTGGGTACGGATGACCCCGGGATGCACACAGTTCACGGTCACGTTGTGCGGGGCGTACTGGTTCGCCAGGTATTTGACGGCGTTCGAGACCGCGGCGTTGACCAGGCCGGAGAGAAACATGCCGGCCGAGGGTTCCCTGCCGATGTTGCCGACGATGTTGACGATCCGGCCGAATTCATTGCGGACCATCACGGGAGCGACGGACTTGATCAGGTCCAGATACGGGACGAGTTTCTGGTCCATCGCGGCACGCACGTCGTCGACCATGATGTCGTCGAATCGTCCGGGCGGCGGTCCGGGGGCGTTGTTGACCAGGACGTCGATCCGGCCGAAACGGCGCTCGACGTCGCCCACCAATTCCTCGCGGAAGGACCGTGAGGTGATGTCACCCGGAAGGACGTACGCGGTCTGCCGGCCGTCACCCGTTCCCGCGTCCGCCTCCGCGGCGACCTTCTCCAGGTCGTCGGAACTCCGCGCGCACAGGACGGTCGTGTGCCCCTTGGCGCTCAGGTGGAGTGCGGTCGCTCTCCCGATGCCGCGCCCGGCGCCCAGGACGATCGCTACCCGCGTCACCGGCTCTCCTGCTCGGCTTCCTGCTGGGGAACCCGGTGGTAGCGCGGCGGGATGAAGATGTTCAGGGAGCGGGCCAGAGCCTCGTTCGGGTTGGCGGCCCCGTGCCCCTCCTGGCTTCCGCAGAAGTAGGTGGCGCCGAACCGCAGCTCGTGGCGCGCCCCCTCGACCGTCATCTCGTACCGGCCGTCGAGGCACGTCCCGATCTGCTCG
This sequence is a window from Streptomyces sp. NBC_00691. Protein-coding genes within it:
- a CDS encoding aminotransferase class I/II-fold pyridoxal phosphate-dependent enzyme, with the protein product MKTEFARRLLDLPRSSFATTVGRIDQLVAAGEDVVNLCQGNPDLPTPPHIVEALRREVLDPGTHRYPSFSGLLELKAAIAQWYEANHQVRLDPETEVAILFGAKAGLVEISQCFLNPGDVCLMPDPAFPDYWAGVVLARAHMHPLPLLRENGFLPDYTALDAATCERAKLMFLNYPNNPTSVTAPPEFYEDTVRFAAEHDVIVASDFAYGALGFDGQVPTSFLATEGAKDVGVEFISLSKMFNMAGWRIGAVVGNRDVVAAINLIQEHYYVSLPPFIQRAGVAALSGPQDCVRELTGIYQRRRDVFVAGVREAGHQIDEPRSIFAWLPIPGGGSSVAFADELLTRARVAVAPGRWFGAHGEGYVRVSLLAPEERLREAVARLSAFWNATEEGTPS
- a CDS encoding MFS transporter; this encodes MSDRSTDAEHPGGFPVLTVLALMAGIFAVGSEELVVSPLLVNMAESFGATVALMALSVSVYGIGTAVGALLFAPLGDRVSRRLSLVVGMVMFVLGTILCASATGPGTFFTGRVLAGLATGAFVPTAYAFVGDQIPYRHRARAMGILVSSWSLSLVLGVPLGSFVGEWAGWRWTFGLLAILGALVVFVLLLVGGRKPAADQGGPATADGSAAPSRGGWVRSTAQAFRGPRVSVYVLATFLNMFAFYGMYTFLGSALQYRFGSGSSMTGLMILLYGLGFATSFLTGRWADELGKEKVLVALLAGLVPALVAIPLVTRWTALLVVCLFLWGAMQSLVVTLLSTLLSECSPQHRGAILALYSLATNLGVALGAALLGPLFTAYGFSAVGWVCAGITLIAFGLSGWVYRRRHEGSPDGDGTAGRNQDTTHEARVAAHED
- a CDS encoding SDR family NAD(P)-dependent oxidoreductase, with product MFENKVVIVTGAASGIGRQTAIEFARQGAKVVVADIDEKGGNEVVATLRNDGHDAVFVTTDLTVEADCRNLIAAAVDGYGQLDVLVNNAGIEITTPFHEMSENEWDRLVDTNLKSMFLCSKHALREMITATSGAIVNVCSVSGLVAWPGIAAYNSTKGGVMMLTKSLAVDYAKYNIRANCVCPSIIDTPMTDVSNGHDSDIKAEKAKLNPIGRLGTPEDVANAILFLASEKSSFITGSALTVDGGYTAI
- a CDS encoding SDR family oxidoreductase; amino-acid sequence: MTRVAIVLGAGRGIGRATALHLSAKGHTTVLCARSSDDLEKVAAEADAGTGDGRQTAYVLPGDITSRSFREELVGDVERRFGRIDVLVNNAPGPPPGRFDDIMVDDVRAAMDQKLVPYLDLIKSVAPVMVRNEFGRIVNIVGNIGREPSAGMFLSGLVNAAVSNAVKYLANQYAPHNVTVNCVHPGVIRTQRYDNAVAHMSRTGAITRQEAEERLRRAIPMGRPGEADEVAALIGFLASEESSYVTGQQISVDGGHMTCV